The genomic window GGCAGGATTGCCGAAGTTTCCCAGCCTGGTGCTGCTGAAACGCGACCCCGCAGCTGCTGCGTGGCCGTCATTCCTTCCGGTACACATCGCGGCGATGCCGCTCTCCCCCCCGCCCCCCACATTTCCCAAACCCCACCGCACGGTAGGTCGGCACATGGCCGCACACCTTCCGTTGCATTCCCAACCGACATCGTTCTCATCATGGCAGGCCACAATAAATGGTCCAAAATCAAGCGTGGCAAAGCCATCACGGATGCCAAGCGCGGCAATGCCTTCAGCAAGCTGGCCAAGGAAATCACCCTCGCAGCCAAGCATGGCGGCGGCAGCCCTGACATGAACGCACGCCTGCGCAGCGCCATCCTGGCGGCTCGCGCGGCCAACATGCCCAACGACAACATCGACCGCGCCATCAAAAAAGGCACCGGAGAGCTGGGCGGAGCTCAGATCGAGGAAGTCGTTTACGAAGCCTATGCCCCAGGCGGTGTCGCCATGATGATCGAAGTCGTCACCGACAACCGCAACCGCAGCTTCAACGACATCCGCGTCCTGCTTTCCAAAAATCAGGGCACTCTGGCGGACTCTGGCAGCGTGGCCTACCTCTTTGCGCGCCTTGGAGAAATCCGCCTCGACAAAGCTGCAGGCACTGAGGATCAGATCATGGAAGCCGCCCTGGAAGCAGGAGCCGAGGACATCCAGGAAGACGGCGACGACTGGGTCGTCTATACCGCCACAGACCAGCTTTTCCAGGTGGCAGGTGCTCTGCGCGAAAAAGGGCTCAACTCACGCTCTCAGAAGCTCATCCAGCAGCCGCAGACCACCATCACCATCAGCGACGTGGCCACCGCCAAGGCACTCGTCAACCTCTACGACGTTCTCGACGACTACGACGACACGCAGAACGTGCACGCCAATTTTGAAATCGACGACTCAATTGCCGATCAGCTCGATTAATCCCCTTTCCATCCCGCTTATGTCTGAAGAAAACATCGCCGAGCTCGAAGCCCCCAAGCCCAAGCGCAAAGCTCCGGCCAAAAAAGCAGCCGTCAAAAAGACCGCTGCAAAGAAAACCGCCAAAGTCAAAGCGGCGCCCGCAGTGGAGGAAGTGCAGGAAGAAAAAACGCCCGCCGTAAAAGCCAAGGCCAAGGTGGCACGCAAGACCCCACGGAAAAAGACGGCTGATGCAGAAGCACCCGAGCTGAACCTCCTGGAGGCGGCGCCCGCAGCCGCCGCACCTGCAATAGTCGAAACAGCCCCTGAGCCTGCCATCGTTGCCGAAGCTCCTGCCGCACCTGCTCCAGCCCCTGCCCCCGTGGCCGCTGCACCTGTGCCTCAGGCCGCCGTCGCACCTGCAGCAGCTGAAAATGCTTCAGAGGCGGATGCCGATGACGACGAGGCTGAAGAAGCTGGCGCTGGCACGACGCCCGGAACCCCTGGCGCTGAAAACAACGGACTCTCCCGCTACACTGTCCTGGACGCAAACGGCCAGCCGCGTCCCATGACGGCCAAAGAACGCCGCAAGGCCAAGTTTGAACGCTGGAAGCAGCGCCGCGCCGAGCGCGATTCCCAGCGCCGTTCCGGCCGTGACCACGGCGCTCCGAATGGCAATGGCGGCAGCCCTCAGTCCCACGGTGGCCAGCACTACGAGCCCGAGCCCCCGCTGCCACTCGGCCCGCCCGAGCCTGCCAACGGCATTCTGGAAATGTCCCCCAAGGGATACGGCTTCCTGCGTCGTCGCGAACTCTCCTTCGCCCAGCATCCGCAGGATGCCTTCATCGCCCCTGAATTCATCCGCAAATACGGCCTCCGCGAAGGCATGCAGGTCTCCGGCGTGCAGTGCAAGGGCGCGCGCGGCCCGCAGATCACAGAAGTGACCGAGGTCAATGGCCGTGACCCCATGGCCATGCGCGAGCTGCCGCTCTTCGAAGAACTCAAGGCGGTAAACCCCAACAAGCGCTACCAGCTTGAGACGGTGAAGGACCGCCTGACCACCCGTGTCATCGACATGATGACGCCAGTGGGTCGCGGCCAGCGCGGCCTCATCGTGGCTCCGCCACGCGCTGGCAAGACCACCATCATGCAGCACATCGCCGAAGCTGTGCTCCAGAATCATCCCGGCACGCACCTCATGATCCTGCTGGTGGACGAGCGCCCTGAAGAAGTGACCGAGTTCAAACGCGTCCTGCCCAATGCGGAAATCTTCGCCAGCAACAACGATCAGGACGTAAAGAGCCACACACGCATCTCCTCCTTTGCCATCGAGCGCGCCAAGCGCCTCGTGGAGTGCGGAGAGCACGTCTTCATGCTCATGGACTCCATCACCCGCATGGCCCGTGCCTTCAACAACATCGCCAAGGGCGGTGCCACCGGCAGCGGTGGTCTGGCTGTGGGCGCGCTCGAGATCCCCCGCCGCCTCTTTGCCGCTGCGCGCAATACGCGCACCGCGGGCTCCCTCACCATCCTCGGCACCGCGCTGGTCGAAACCGGCGGCCGTCAGGACGATGTGATCTTCCAGGAGTTCAAGGGCACCGGCAACATGGAGCTGGTTCTGGACCGCAAGATCGCCGAGCAGTACATCTACCCTGCCGTGAACATCTTCAAATCTGGCACGCGTCGTGAAGAACTGCTGCTGCAGCCCTTCCAGTTGGACAAAATCCACATGCTGCGCCGTGGCCTGGCCGGGCACAAGCCCGTGGAAGCCATCCAGCGTGTGATCTCCTTGCTGGAGCGCTACCCCAACAACGCACAGATGCTCGTGGACCTGCCCAGCAAGGGCTAGGCAGGCCCCTCTGCCTTTCATCATCAGCTTCGATCAGTCAGGTTCTGCGTTTACCGTTCGGGCTTCCGCCCTTTCTTGGCGCGCACCCTGATTCCAATTCCAGTCCTCTCTTCCAGTTGTCACCCAGGCGTGCAACCCGTATCCAGTACGCATGCCTGCCCCGACGCCTGATCTCAAAGTGGACGAGGTTCTGCCGCCTGCGCAGATCAATCCCATCGCGGCAAAGCTCGCAGCCAGCGCCGATCCCGGCGACCGTGCGACAGCAAGGATCCTGGCAAAGTATCTCGATGAACTCCTGCGCCTGCCCGGCACCAATGTGCGGATAGGGCTGGACCCCATTCTGGCCCTGTTTCCTGGCGTGGGAGACACCGTGGCATCAGGCGCGGGGCTCATCATCCTCATCGAGGCATTGCGCAGTGGCGTCTCCATTCCCGTCTTTTTGCGCATGACGCTCAACATGGGGGCAAACTTCCTCCTCGGCCTCATCCCTGGCGCTGGTGCGCTGGCCTCCATCTTTTTCAAATCCAATTCGCGCAACCTCCACCTGCTGCACACCTGGCAGGCTGGCCATAGTGCGAAGGTGGAACGCAGCACGCTGCGTTTTTACCTCGGCCTGCTCATTTTGGCAGGCATGGTCGCCACGTTCATCATCGTCGGCTGGGCTTTCTATGCCTGGCTCTTTTACTCAGCTGTGCAGGCGGTGCTGCATGCCTTGGGCATGCGCTGATGAACTGGATTGGCGGCGGCTCCACTGCACTCTAGTATGAGTGACATGCTCTATCAAAATGCCGCCACACTCTCAGGCCTGACCATCTGGTACGGAGTACTCGTTCTGCTGGGTTACCCTGGCCGCGCTCCTTGGCGCTGGCTTTGGCCGCTGCTCCCACTGGCGGCAGGGTGGTGCAGCTTCCGTGCGGTCGGCTGGTATCTTGTCACCGTGCACCCTGCTCTGGCCCCGGCCCTGCAGCAGCTCTCTGGCGGACGCACCCTCATGCTTTTCATTCAGGATGTGGGGCTGCGCGAGGAACTGTTCAAGCTCCTCTTCGCCATCCCATGCTTGCTCTGGCTGTCCCCAAAACCAGCTATTCCGCGCAGCTCCTTGCTCACAGCAGCCTTGGTAGGCCTAGGCTTTGCCACGGCGGAAAATCGCTGGTTTTTCGGCGGCCATGCGGAACCCACTTTGCTGGTGGGTCGCGTTTTTTCCACCACGGCGCTGCACATGACGGCCACCGCCCTCTGTGGAGCGGCGTTCATGGCAGCCCGCCTCCACTCGCGGCCATGGGCCTGGTTCTGGACTGTCTTTTTTTGCGTGGTCGTAGCACACGGACTCTATGACTGGGCCCCTGCCAGCACCTGGGCATGGTTGAGGGCGGGCGGCACCTCCTGGCTGTCTCAGGCTGTGGTTATCGCCTTGATAGTCAGCTTTTTTCGCACCTATCAGCACTTGCAACCCACCAGCTCCATGCAGCCACGTGTCGCACTGTGGTTCATTCTGGGAGCCGCCATCCAGTACACCCTCTCGCTGGGCATCACCTGGCAGCGCTGGGGCACTTCGGAAGCCCTCTGGATCTGTGCTAGGGAATGCCTGCTTTTTCTTCCAGTAGTGACTGCCACCGCCATCGTCATGGCTCCAATTTCACGTCTAAAGCGGAAAGCATGACATAAAGATAAGGATATTCTTTATTTTTTATTGCCTTCGCATCAAGATTTTCATAAAATTATTAAATCGGCATGAATTGGAATCATGTCTCCCCCCTAACCTTCACTCATGAAATACATCCTCACCCTCGCCACACTTGCCATCGCTTCGGCAGCTTCTGCGGCTGAAGCCACCGGCATCGCCCCGGACGCTAGCATGAACCTCTATGCTGCTGTCCCCGAGCCTTCACACGCCATGCTGCTCCTCATGGGCTGCGTGGGTCTTGCTGCCCGCCGTCGCCGTTAATCCAAAAAGGCTTCCCTGTCTGTTCTGGCCGCATTGCATGAACCAAAATGCAATGCGGCTTTTTCTTGCTGCTGAAGAAAACTCAAGGGAAAACGAGCCCATTGTATGAATTGCCATTGGTCGCTGGCCCGTTATTCTGAAGGTCATGCCTGAAGCTGACACCGAACCCCACATTGAGCCCGCCACCATTGAAGACCTCCCCCAGCTGGTGGAGCTGTTGATGGCGTTGTTCAGCGAGGAGGAGGACTTCAAGCCAGACCGCTCCAAGCAGGAACACGGCCTTCGCCTCATCCTGGAGCAGCCAAACCGTGGGCGTATCTTCGTGCTTCGCACCGACCACAAGGTGATAGGCATGATCAACCTGCTTTTCACCATCAGTACCGCCGAAGGTGGGCTGGTGCTCATCATGGAAGACGTGATCGTTCACCCGGAGCACCGCCGCCAGGGCTATGGCGGGCGGCTGCTGGAGCACGCCATCGAGTTTGCCCGGGAAAAGCGCTTCCGCCGTATCACGCTGCTGACAGACCGCATCAGTGCAGATTCACAGTCCTTCTTCCAGCAGCACGGGTTCCAGTTCTCCAAGATGATCCCGATGCGGCTGGTTTTTAACGAAAATTGAATCCTCGCAGCCACGCAGGCCGCAGTTATCCTTCATGCACTCGCTCAACCCCTTCTTTTCCAGGCCTGAAGGTGGCACCATGAAGATCCCCAGGGAGTGGGCGGAGGCCTCAGACTGGTTTGTCCTCTTCACACTGGGCACTCTGTTCTTCCTGCTGGGGGCTTTTGCCATGTGGGCTTGGCTCATCTGGCGGCGCACCACCAAGCCGGAGCCCCACATGCAGCTGCTCATGGAGCTGGAAGAAGAGGAGGCAGCAGCCTCCCAGGAGCGTCAGACCACCGCTCAGGAGCAGGAGCCGGACACACGTGCCCCTTGGGAGCAGTCTCCGGACTGGTGGAAAAAAGCGGACTCCTGAGCCCCCGCCCCCCTTGCTGCATGAGCGAAGAGCCCCCCTGGCACCACGGCTGGCGCGCCAGCACCCACCGCCTCTCACGAGATCGTCAGTTCCTTCTGCGCACGGCGGCGGGCATCATCGCCAGCGGCGTCATCATCGCATGTGTCATCGTGGTCGGCAGCATGCCACAGGGCAAGACGCCCGCTGTGCACGCCATCACGCCGGAGTTGAGCCAGTTGCAGGAAGAATTTAACTACCTGCGCCAGGAAGGCGCGCCGCAACCACGGGCCTTTGCCCGCTGGCTGCGGCTGCTTCTGGACCAGCTCCCAGCCCTCACGGACGAGGGCGACGTCACTGCCTACCAGACCTTCAGCCAGACGGGCATGCTCGGCGGCTATGAGCTGGCGCATCTGATTCAGTTGCATGCCAGCACGGATTCTCCGGCGGGCCTCTTCCGCAGCTTTCTGGCCGCAACGCTGGCCGGGGATGCGGAGGCGCTGCGGACGCTGACGCAACAGGCCGCATCCAAACCGCCGTTAATGCTGGCTGCCGAGCTTCTTGGCAGCACCAAAAAACGTCTGCACGACCTGCCGGGTGCCGCGCATGCCTTCTATGAGGAAGGATTCCACTTTGTGGATGCAGCTAGCGCGCGGGAAGAGGCCCTGCGCCTCGCCATCACCCAGCGGGATCTGCCCCTGCTTCGCGCCATCGCCGCACAGCCGGGGTGGATCGAGGAGTGCCACCCGTGGCTGCAGCACCACGCAGGCTCCCTGCTGGGAGATGTGTGGCTGCAGTGGCGGGGTCTGCTGCGGCAGCGCCTGAACGAGATCCCCTACGGCATGCTGGCACTGGCTTTTTTTGCAGCGGCGCTTTGGTATTTTATCTTGGTGCAGCACACCGAGCCCGAGCCCTGGCGCTGGCTGCGCCCCATGGGTGCGCTCACTGCAGGCATCCTGAGCGTGTGGCCCACGCTCACCATACTGGCCTATCAGGAATTTGTGCAGGGCATGACAGCTGAGGCCCCCTTTCCTCATGACCTGCTTTACTACCTCACGGGTGTGGGACTGCGTGAAGAAGGCTGCAAGCTGCTGCTCTTCTCCCTTTTTCTGCCATGGCTGCTATGGCGGCGCACGCCCGGGCTCGCGCTGCTGACGGGAGCCTTTATTGGCCTGGGCTTTTCTCTGGAGGAAAACATCGGCTACTACCAGGACTTCGGTGGCAGCGTGGCCTGGACCCGCTTTCTCTCCGCCAATTTCCTCCACATCTCCCTCACCGGCATCTGTGCGCACAGCCTCTACCACATGCTGCTCACACGCTTTGCGCATGCAGAGGAGTTCATCATGACCTTCCTGCTGGCCGTGGCCGCGCACGGCGGGTACGACTACCTCTCCGGTAGCGAGAGCCCGGACATCCGCTGGCTTTCCATCGTCGTGCTGGTGCTCAGTGCCGCACGCTTCATCGACCTGCTATGCACTGAGACGCACCCCTCCCGGCGCACGATCTCACCTCTGTCAGTTTTCACGCTGGGCTCTGCCGTGCTGATCGCCATTTCCTTCGTACTCGGGGCTTGGAGCACACGCACCATGGGTGGCGTGGCCGCCGCCGGGCAGGAATGCCTGAGCATGGTCCCCATTGCTCTGCTCTACTGGAGGCGGTTTGAAAATACATGATCCACAGCATCATTGAGAGCTGGAATGCCCCTCCTCACGCAGCAGACCCTGTGGAAATAAAGAGCCGCTTTTGGCACACTTGACCCTTCGCAACACTCCACGCATGCTGGTGGCCATATCATGAGCTGGTTTCTGCACACCTTCTGGACGGACACACTGGCGCTCGTCTCCATCATCGGCGCACTGCTGGCTCTGGGGCACCTGCTGCTGCGGCATCGGGACTATCGCTCGGCAGCATTTTGGACGGCGCTCATCGTGGTGGAGCCCCTCTTCAGCCCGCTTCTCTACCTTTTTCTTGGCATTAACATCCTCCGCCGCAGCGGCCGGCGCTATCGCAGTGGCATGCACGAGCCCTGGCACGATCCCGTCCCAGAGTATCCGCTGCCCATCACAGACTCGGGCAGCTGCACCATGCAGGAGCACCAGCAGCTCGCACGCACGCTGGACCGCATCTCGCGCTTCAGTCTCACACTCGGAAACCACCTCGAAATCCTCCGCAATGGAGACGAGGCCATGCCGCGCATGCTGGAGGTCATACGCAGCGCACAGCAGAGCATCACCCTGGCCAGTTACATCTTCGAGGCCACGGGCATCGGCGCAGAATTTGTGGAAGCCCTGTCAGCAGCCGTAAAGCGCGGTGTGCAGGTGCGTGTGATGGTGGACGATGCCGGCACCCGCTACTCATGGCCTCCCGTCATCGAGGCTCTCGAAAAAGCCGGCGTCACCGTGCGGCGCTTCATGCCCAGCCGCCTCATCCTGCGCCTGATCACCATGAACCTGCGCAACCACCGCAAAATCCTCGTGGTTGACGGCCGTACCGCCTTCACCGGCGGCATGAATATCCGGGAGGGAAACATGGTCTCTCGCCAGCCATCACATCCCGTGCACGATCTACACTTCGAAGTCACCGGCCCCTGTGTGGCGCAGATCCAGCGCGTCTTTGCCGAGGACTGGGCCTTTTGCACCCTGGAGCAGCTTGAGGGCCCCTTGTGGTTCCCCGAGCTGAATGCCACCGGCAACACCAGCGCCTTGGGCATCGTGGACGGCCCGGACGAGGACCTGGAGGTGATGCCTGCCGCGTTTTTTGCCGCGCTCAATGCAGCCCGGGAGGAGGTCAAGATCATAACCCCCTACTTCCTGCCCAATATGGTTCTCATGGCCGCTCTCCGGCTGTGCGCCGTTCGTGGAGTGAAGGTGACCATCCTCACCCCCGGAGCCAACAACATCCCCTTCGTTGGCTGGGCCTCGCAGACGCTCTACCCCGAGTTGCTCGCCGTCGGCTGCCGCATCTACGAATCCCCAGCCCCCTTTGACCACTCCAAGATCTTCCTGGTGGATGGCGTCTGGTCCTTCCTCGGCTCCACCAACTGGGACCCTCGTAGCCTGCGCCTCAACTTCGAATTCAATCTGGCCTGCCATGATGCCGAACTCTGCCGCCGTCTCGCTGAAGAAATGGACGCCAAGCTGGCACACAGCCGCGAGATCACCCAGGACATGCTGGACGCCACCCCTGTCTCCCAGCGCCTGCGCAATGGCTTTGCCCGGCTCTTCATCCCGCTCTTGTGAGAACTTTTGCATATTTTGGCAAAGCCGTCCGTATTTAAGAGCGTTGTAAGACTGCCCGACCGACGCAGCCGCCCCATCGCCAAATGCCCCCAGAGCCACAGATCATTTTCAGCCATCACCGCCCACATTGCGGAGCCTTGGTCGTCAGCTATGTAAAAAGTTCTTTTTTCGGGAATAAAGCGGACCGCCTTCGCATCTCATCCAGACCCTGTACCGTACCCTAGACCATTCCCCCCCTTTGCTCCGGAAGACGGAGCCTCTGACGCGCACAGATTTAAAGCGCACCCTCCAACTCTAACCATCCAAGATACCATCATGAAGAAACTCATCGCTCTTGTTGTCGCCCTCGCCGCCACCGCCGGTTTCGCCGCCGAGTTCCCGGACATCAGCATCGCCGACCTCAAGCAGGCCATCGCTGAAAAGAAGGTGACCGTCATCGACGTGAACGGCGCCGCCTCCTACAAGGCCGGCCATGTGCCCACCGCCATCGACTTCGCCACCCAGGGCAACAGCCTCGCCAGCCTGCTCCCCGCTGACAAAAACGCCCTCGTGGTGGCCTACTGCGGCGGCCCTGCCTGCAGCGCCTACAAAGCTGCCGCCAACGCTGCCAACAAGCTCGGCTATACCAACGTGAAGCATCTCTCCGCCGGCATCTCCGGCTGGAAGGCTGCCAAGGAATCTCTGGAGAAGTAATTCTCTCTTCCTCGACTTACCCCACCGGGTGCGCAGGCCACAATCTGCCACCCGGTTTTTTATGCACCTAATGGTGCGATCTTTCGCCGGATGAGTACACCAAGGTGTTTGTGCAGGCTGGGCTTGTTTGGCCTCGAAGGCGGTTCGTGTTCCCGCCTAGCCTGCCTCCAAACCGACTGTTTACGAGGGCCTGGACTCCTACGTGGAAACGAAAAGACGAGCGGGCTATCGCCACACTCGTCCCACGATGCCAGACAGATGCCGGCCAAAAGGTGCAGACTCAGCTTCAGACCGCTGAGATATCCAACAGAGCTTACAGCTTGCCCCAGCGCTTCAGCAGCGTGGTGGCCATGTCGGCAGGAGAATCGGAAACGGCGATGCCGCACTCAGCAAGGATGCGCTTCTTGGCTGCGGCAGTGTCGTCCGCCCCGCCGATGATGGCACCAGCGTGGCCCATGCGGCGTCCGGCAGGAGCGGTGGCTCCGGCGATGAAGGCGGCGATGGGCTTCTTGCAGTTGTCCTTGGCCCAGCGTCCGGCTTCCACCTCGGCGTTGCCGCCGATTTCGCCGATCATGATGATCGCTTCGGTTTCCGGATCGTCGTTGAACATCTTCAGCACGTCGAGGTGGTTGGTGCCATTCACGGGGTCGCCACCGATGCCCACACAAGTGCTCTGGCCATAGCCACGGGTCGTAAGCTGCCACACCGCCTCATAGGTCAGGGTGCCGGAGCGGCTGACCACGCCCACGTTGCCACGCTTGTGGATGTACCCTGGAGCGATGCCGATGCGGCAGCCGCCGTGGGATTTCTCACC from Prosthecobacter vanneervenii includes these protein-coding regions:
- a CDS encoding YebC/PmpR family DNA-binding transcriptional regulator; protein product: MAGHNKWSKIKRGKAITDAKRGNAFSKLAKEITLAAKHGGGSPDMNARLRSAILAARAANMPNDNIDRAIKKGTGELGGAQIEEVVYEAYAPGGVAMMIEVVTDNRNRSFNDIRVLLSKNQGTLADSGSVAYLFARLGEIRLDKAAGTEDQIMEAALEAGAEDIQEDGDDWVVYTATDQLFQVAGALREKGLNSRSQKLIQQPQTTITISDVATAKALVNLYDVLDDYDDTQNVHANFEIDDSIADQLD
- the rho gene encoding transcription termination factor Rho, with protein sequence MSEENIAELEAPKPKRKAPAKKAAVKKTAAKKTAKVKAAPAVEEVQEEKTPAVKAKAKVARKTPRKKTADAEAPELNLLEAAPAAAAPAIVETAPEPAIVAEAPAAPAPAPAPVAAAPVPQAAVAPAAAENASEADADDDEAEEAGAGTTPGTPGAENNGLSRYTVLDANGQPRPMTAKERRKAKFERWKQRRAERDSQRRSGRDHGAPNGNGGSPQSHGGQHYEPEPPLPLGPPEPANGILEMSPKGYGFLRRRELSFAQHPQDAFIAPEFIRKYGLREGMQVSGVQCKGARGPQITEVTEVNGRDPMAMRELPLFEELKAVNPNKRYQLETVKDRLTTRVIDMMTPVGRGQRGLIVAPPRAGKTTIMQHIAEAVLQNHPGTHLMILLVDERPEEVTEFKRVLPNAEIFASNNDQDVKSHTRISSFAIERAKRLVECGEHVFMLMDSITRMARAFNNIAKGGATGSGGLAVGALEIPRRLFAAARNTRTAGSLTILGTALVETGGRQDDVIFQEFKGTGNMELVLDRKIAEQYIYPAVNIFKSGTRREELLLQPFQLDKIHMLRRGLAGHKPVEAIQRVISLLERYPNNAQMLVDLPSKG
- a CDS encoding DUF4112 domain-containing protein is translated as MPAPTPDLKVDEVLPPAQINPIAAKLAASADPGDRATARILAKYLDELLRLPGTNVRIGLDPILALFPGVGDTVASGAGLIILIEALRSGVSIPVFLRMTLNMGANFLLGLIPGAGALASIFFKSNSRNLHLLHTWQAGHSAKVERSTLRFYLGLLILAGMVATFIIVGWAFYAWLFYSAVQAVLHALGMR
- a CDS encoding PrsW family glutamic-type intramembrane protease, with the translated sequence MSDMLYQNAATLSGLTIWYGVLVLLGYPGRAPWRWLWPLLPLAAGWCSFRAVGWYLVTVHPALAPALQQLSGGRTLMLFIQDVGLREELFKLLFAIPCLLWLSPKPAIPRSSLLTAALVGLGFATAENRWFFGGHAEPTLLVGRVFSTTALHMTATALCGAAFMAARLHSRPWAWFWTVFFCVVVAHGLYDWAPASTWAWLRAGGTSWLSQAVVIALIVSFFRTYQHLQPTSSMQPRVALWFILGAAIQYTLSLGITWQRWGTSEALWICARECLLFLPVVTATAIVMAPISRLKRKA
- a CDS encoding PEP-CTERM sorting domain-containing protein (PEP-CTERM proteins occur, often in large numbers, in the proteomes of bacteria that also encode an exosortase, a predicted intramembrane cysteine proteinase. The presence of a PEP-CTERM domain at a protein's C-terminus predicts cleavage within the sorting domain, followed by covalent anchoring to some some component of the (usually Gram-negative) cell surface. Many PEP-CTERM proteins exhibit an unusual sequence composition that includes large numbers of potential glycosylation sites. Expression of one such protein has been shown restore the ability of a bacterium to form floc, a type of biofilm.); the protein is MKYILTLATLAIASAASAAEATGIAPDASMNLYAAVPEPSHAMLLLMGCVGLAARRRR
- a CDS encoding GNAT family N-acetyltransferase, whose amino-acid sequence is MPEADTEPHIEPATIEDLPQLVELLMALFSEEEDFKPDRSKQEHGLRLILEQPNRGRIFVLRTDHKVIGMINLLFTISTAEGGLVLIMEDVIVHPEHRRQGYGGRLLEHAIEFAREKRFRRITLLTDRISADSQSFFQQHGFQFSKMIPMRLVFNEN
- a CDS encoding PrsW family glutamic-type intramembrane protease, translated to MSEEPPWHHGWRASTHRLSRDRQFLLRTAAGIIASGVIIACVIVVGSMPQGKTPAVHAITPELSQLQEEFNYLRQEGAPQPRAFARWLRLLLDQLPALTDEGDVTAYQTFSQTGMLGGYELAHLIQLHASTDSPAGLFRSFLAATLAGDAEALRTLTQQAASKPPLMLAAELLGSTKKRLHDLPGAAHAFYEEGFHFVDAASAREEALRLAITQRDLPLLRAIAAQPGWIEECHPWLQHHAGSLLGDVWLQWRGLLRQRLNEIPYGMLALAFFAAALWYFILVQHTEPEPWRWLRPMGALTAGILSVWPTLTILAYQEFVQGMTAEAPFPHDLLYYLTGVGLREEGCKLLLFSLFLPWLLWRRTPGLALLTGAFIGLGFSLEENIGYYQDFGGSVAWTRFLSANFLHISLTGICAHSLYHMLLTRFAHAEEFIMTFLLAVAAHGGYDYLSGSESPDIRWLSIVVLVLSAARFIDLLCTETHPSRRTISPLSVFTLGSAVLIAISFVLGAWSTRTMGGVAAAGQECLSMVPIALLYWRRFENT
- the cls gene encoding cardiolipin synthase, whose amino-acid sequence is MSWFLHTFWTDTLALVSIIGALLALGHLLLRHRDYRSAAFWTALIVVEPLFSPLLYLFLGINILRRSGRRYRSGMHEPWHDPVPEYPLPITDSGSCTMQEHQQLARTLDRISRFSLTLGNHLEILRNGDEAMPRMLEVIRSAQQSITLASYIFEATGIGAEFVEALSAAVKRGVQVRVMVDDAGTRYSWPPVIEALEKAGVTVRRFMPSRLILRLITMNLRNHRKILVVDGRTAFTGGMNIREGNMVSRQPSHPVHDLHFEVTGPCVAQIQRVFAEDWAFCTLEQLEGPLWFPELNATGNTSALGIVDGPDEDLEVMPAAFFAALNAAREEVKIITPYFLPNMVLMAALRLCAVRGVKVTILTPGANNIPFVGWASQTLYPELLAVGCRIYESPAPFDHSKIFLVDGVWSFLGSTNWDPRSLRLNFEFNLACHDAELCRRLAEEMDAKLAHSREITQDMLDATPVSQRLRNGFARLFIPLL
- a CDS encoding rhodanese-like domain-containing protein; the encoded protein is MKKLIALVVALAATAGFAAEFPDISIADLKQAIAEKKVTVIDVNGAASYKAGHVPTAIDFATQGNSLASLLPADKNALVVAYCGGPACSAYKAAANAANKLGYTNVKHLSAGISGWKAAKESLEK
- the sucD gene encoding succinate--CoA ligase subunit alpha, whose amino-acid sequence is MAILVETDTRILVQGITGDFGSRHAKASIDYGTQLVAGVTPGKGGQVFEHSGKKVPVFDTVSEAARETGATVSVIFVPPPFAADAILEGVDAGLDLVVAITEGIPVNDMIKVKAAMKGSKTRLIGPNCPGLVTPGHGEKSHGGCRIGIAPGYIHKRGNVGVVSRSGTLTYEAVWQLTTRGYGQSTCVGIGGDPVNGTNHLDVLKMFNDDPETEAIIMIGEIGGNAEVEAGRWAKDNCKKPIAAFIAGATAPAGRRMGHAGAIIGGADDTAAAKKRILAECGIAVSDSPADMATTLLKRWGKL